In Tsukamurella tyrosinosolvens, the genomic window ACAGTATCCGCGCTCATGGGTGATAGCCGATCACGAAGCGGTCGTGTTCCATGGCGAAGTGCGCTATAGTGTGATCGAGGCTTGTGGACTCGCAATAAGATGTGTTCAGCGAGTCCGGAGTGCCGGTGATAGAGAGGGATGGCACAAGTGGATACAGGTAATAAGTACGACAGCGACGCTCTGGTGGGCCAGGGCCTGTTCGCGAGTCGTCTCGAGGAGCTGTTCCGCACGGTGCCCGGCCCGAACGGTCGCGCATTCACCGCGAAGGCGATCGCCCAGCGTTCGACCGCCCTGGGCTTCCGCCTGGGCGAGTCCTACCTGAGCCAGCTCCGTTCCGGCAAGGCGAAGTCGCCGTCCTTCCGCACCGTCGAGGGCATCTCGGCCGCGTTCGGC contains:
- a CDS encoding helix-turn-helix transcriptional regulator — its product is MAQVDTGNKYDSDALVGQGLFASRLEELFRTVPGPNGRAFTAKAIAQRSTALGFRLGESYLSQLRSGKAKSPSFRTVEGISAAFGVDVHYFLEDEAAQRTRDQIHLMRLQADTKVQMAAFRLAGLSPDSVNMVNELIKVLRVQQGLPADPPELPVDSRENEGL